In Actinoplanes sp. NBC_00393, a single genomic region encodes these proteins:
- a CDS encoding CPBP family intramembrane glutamic endopeptidase, producing the protein MPNVALDRLRVPSRPVPSATASASPASGSPAAGTLVPASLVPGGPAAHPSRKRLLLVFGAVVVILAAVNVAAKFGPPHTGLVAGPLVALGLVLLGRRAGLSWHDMGLSRRTLVPGLKYAVGAVLAVAVVYAIGVAIPATRPAFDDVRYHLHISAALMTAFVVVPLGTVLLEEVAFRGVLLGLVNRRRGAVWASVTSSVLFGLWHILPSLRLAEANGAVGAALGTDAAGQALAVAGAVAFTAVAGLLLCELRRRSGSLLAAAALHWATNGLGLLVTAALATIRLA; encoded by the coding sequence ATGCCCAATGTCGCCCTTGATCGCCTCCGTGTCCCCAGCCGTCCGGTCCCCAGCGCAACGGCCTCCGCCAGCCCGGCCTCCGGCAGCCCCGCGGCCGGCACTCTGGTTCCCGCCAGCCTGGTGCCCGGCGGACCGGCTGCGCACCCGTCGCGCAAGCGGCTGCTGCTCGTCTTCGGCGCTGTCGTGGTCATCCTGGCCGCGGTCAACGTCGCCGCGAAGTTCGGTCCGCCGCACACCGGGCTGGTGGCCGGCCCGCTCGTCGCGCTCGGTCTCGTCCTGCTCGGCCGGCGCGCCGGCCTGAGCTGGCACGACATGGGCCTCTCGCGGCGCACGCTGGTGCCCGGCCTGAAGTACGCCGTCGGCGCCGTCCTCGCGGTCGCCGTGGTCTATGCGATCGGCGTCGCCATCCCCGCTACCCGGCCGGCGTTCGACGACGTCCGCTACCACCTGCACATCAGCGCGGCCCTGATGACCGCTTTCGTGGTGGTGCCCCTCGGCACCGTGCTCCTCGAGGAGGTGGCCTTCCGCGGCGTCCTCCTCGGCCTGGTCAACCGCCGCCGCGGCGCGGTCTGGGCGAGCGTCACCTCGTCGGTGCTGTTCGGCCTCTGGCACATCCTGCCCTCGCTGCGCCTCGCCGAGGCCAACGGCGCGGTCGGCGCAGCGCTCGGCACCGACGCCGCGGGCCAAGCCCTGGCCGTCGCCGGAGCGGTCGCCTTCACCGCGGTAGCCGGCCTGCTGCTCTGCGAACTACGCCGCCGCAGCGGCAGCCTGCTCGCCGCGGCGGCCCTCCACTGGGCGACGAACGGCCTGGGCCTACTGGTAACCGCAGCCCTGGCCACGATCCGTCTAGCCTGA
- a CDS encoding response regulator transcription factor — translation MSIRVLLAEDEKLVRSGFRLLLDVEDDIEVVGEAADGAQAVELARLTCPDVVLMDIRMPKVDGIEATRRIAAVPGLQRVRILILTTYDTDAYVFEGLQAGASGFLLKDAGPAELLHGIRVVAAGDALLAPRITRRLISQFTARRTASERLGVLTEREREVVALVGQGLRNDEIGAALFLSPETARTHVSRAMGKLGARDRAQLVVIAYQTGLVTP, via the coding sequence ATGAGCATCCGGGTACTGCTCGCCGAGGACGAGAAGTTGGTGCGGTCCGGGTTCCGGTTGCTGCTCGACGTCGAGGACGACATCGAGGTGGTCGGGGAGGCTGCCGACGGGGCGCAGGCCGTGGAACTGGCCCGGCTCACGTGCCCCGATGTCGTGCTGATGGACATCCGGATGCCGAAGGTCGACGGGATCGAGGCGACCCGGCGGATCGCTGCGGTACCCGGACTGCAGCGGGTTCGCATCCTGATCCTGACCACCTATGACACGGACGCGTACGTGTTCGAGGGCTTGCAGGCCGGTGCCAGTGGGTTCCTGCTGAAGGACGCCGGACCGGCGGAACTGCTGCACGGCATCCGGGTGGTGGCGGCCGGCGATGCCCTCTTGGCACCGCGGATCACGCGGCGGTTGATCAGCCAGTTCACGGCGCGGCGGACTGCTTCGGAGAGGTTGGGGGTGCTGACCGAGCGGGAGCGGGAGGTGGTGGCGCTGGTCGGTCAAGGGTTGCGCAACGATGAGATCGGGGCGGCTTTGTTTCTCAGTCCGGAGACTGCCCGGACCCATGTGAGCAGGGCGATGGGGAAGCTTGGGGCCCGGGATCGGGCGCAGTTGGTGGTGATCGCTTACCAGACCGGCTTGGTCACGCCGTAG
- a CDS encoding sensor histidine kinase, whose product MRLFRPPVWAQDLLFALFITVMQVQGTLASDNAGQKTLPGTGYLLLILSGAVIVVRRRWPVPVFAVTALASVTYYALDYPDGPGWLGLFVALYTLTALGDGRRSLFIAGGGITVLTVCWLAAATDIEPRAAIGWVFFRIGASIMSAALGESVRSRRVIAADAVERAVREGQARADAERLRIAREVHDTVAHAIAIINVQSGVTAHVLDKRPEQAREALRVIEETSSRALEEMRAVLGVLQLPGLEGIDDLADRARQAGLEVDVAACSLPPDVPKVVGSAVYRIVQESITNVIRHAGATRVTVALDCGADAVLVRVADDGAGPAEAERPGRGLLGMRERCRLLGGEFDAGPVPGGGFAVTARLPLVPA is encoded by the coding sequence ATGCGGTTGTTCCGCCCGCCGGTCTGGGCGCAGGATCTGCTTTTCGCGCTGTTCATCACGGTCATGCAGGTGCAGGGCACGCTGGCCAGCGACAACGCAGGGCAGAAGACCCTTCCCGGTACGGGGTACCTGCTCCTGATCCTCAGTGGTGCAGTCATCGTGGTGCGCCGCCGGTGGCCGGTCCCGGTCTTCGCCGTCACCGCGCTCGCCAGCGTGACCTACTACGCCCTCGACTATCCGGACGGGCCCGGCTGGCTCGGGCTGTTCGTGGCCCTCTACACGCTGACCGCCCTCGGCGACGGCCGGCGGTCGCTGTTCATCGCCGGCGGCGGGATCACCGTGCTGACCGTCTGCTGGCTGGCCGCGGCGACCGACATCGAACCGCGGGCCGCGATCGGCTGGGTGTTCTTCCGGATCGGCGCCTCGATCATGAGCGCCGCGCTCGGTGAGAGCGTCCGGTCCCGCCGGGTCATCGCGGCCGACGCGGTGGAACGCGCGGTACGGGAAGGGCAGGCGCGGGCCGACGCGGAACGGCTGCGCATCGCCCGGGAGGTCCACGACACCGTGGCGCACGCCATCGCGATCATCAACGTCCAGTCCGGCGTCACCGCCCACGTCCTGGACAAACGGCCTGAGCAGGCACGGGAGGCGTTGCGGGTGATCGAGGAGACCAGTTCGCGGGCGTTGGAGGAGATGCGGGCGGTGCTGGGCGTACTGCAACTTCCCGGTCTGGAGGGCATCGACGACCTCGCCGACCGGGCCCGGCAGGCGGGGCTGGAGGTGGACGTCGCGGCCTGTTCCCTGCCCCCGGATGTGCCGAAAGTGGTGGGGAGCGCGGTGTACCGGATCGTGCAGGAGTCGATCACCAACGTGATCCGGCATGCCGGGGCGACCCGGGTGACGGTGGCGCTGGACTGTGGCGCTGATGCCGTGCTGGTGCGGGTCGCTGATGACGGCGCCGGCCCGGCCGAAGCGGAACGGCCTGGCCGGGGGCTGCTCGGGATGCGGGAGCGGTGCCGGCTGCTCGGCGGGGAGTTCGACGCCGGGCCGGTGCCGGGTGGCGGGTTCGCGGTGACCGCCCGGCTGCCGCTGGTCCCGGCATGA
- a CDS encoding DUF6223 family protein, with protein MLGTGRLLPTLLAVIGLAGVVLGWRAITRAQRNTAIVALAAGLLSSIVGALHAANAAGGLGTGNGLAGAVLAVALGVVSLLLGGLALIRSRRA; from the coding sequence ATGCTCGGCACCGGGCGTCTGCTACCCACCCTGCTCGCCGTGATCGGCCTGGCCGGCGTCGTCCTCGGATGGCGCGCGATAACCCGGGCGCAGCGCAACACCGCGATCGTCGCCCTGGCCGCCGGCCTGCTCAGCTCCATCGTCGGCGCCCTGCATGCGGCCAACGCCGCAGGCGGCCTCGGCACCGGAAACGGCCTGGCCGGCGCCGTCCTCGCAGTCGCCCTCGGGGTGGTCAGCCTGCTTCTGGGCGGGCTGGCGCTGATCCGTTCCCGTCGGGCGTAG
- a CDS encoding methyl-accepting chemotaxis protein, producing the protein MMRFLRTVKIGMRLGGAFTAICLCMFAAIGIGLWGQDRARVATDEVAAANATSQAALAAKFRTADLNGWQNGYAFDTIRGVENATDDAVGQRESFVAAAAAFHDDLARLHALDHNAEEEALVDAADGSFEQFMAVDDRIVEGYRSGTSAGEREANALVAGESVEWMHKIHESVDRLVELTSGRAATAQQAADDAASTSETFMVVAGLLCLLLSVLVAIVVTRSITGPLAATVTVLSNVADKDLTVRAPDSGRDELAAMGRAVNRTLDVLRNAFAAISENSRTLSDAASELTATSAQIANAADAASGQSDMIASSAEEVSRSVQTVAAGTEEMNAAIREIADGAGRAAGVAAAGVDSVRAATETIGRLGRSSDEISGVVNLITSIAEQTNLLALNATIEAARAGELGKGFAVVAGEVKDLAQATAKATGDIGHRVQAIQDDTGAAITAMEQIADIIGEVNEHSTTIAAAVEEQTATTAEMGRNIVEAATGSGQIAAGITGVATASQDTARGVVHSRQTAEQLAGMSHELRELVGQFRV; encoded by the coding sequence ATGATGCGATTTCTCCGGACCGTCAAGATCGGCATGCGCCTCGGGGGCGCGTTCACGGCGATCTGTCTCTGCATGTTCGCGGCGATCGGGATCGGGCTCTGGGGCCAGGACCGCGCCCGCGTCGCGACGGACGAGGTGGCGGCGGCGAACGCCACGAGTCAGGCGGCGCTGGCGGCCAAGTTCCGGACCGCGGATCTCAACGGATGGCAGAACGGGTACGCGTTCGACACGATCCGCGGCGTCGAGAACGCCACCGATGACGCGGTCGGGCAGCGGGAGTCGTTCGTCGCGGCAGCCGCGGCGTTCCATGACGATCTCGCCCGGCTGCACGCGCTTGATCACAACGCCGAGGAAGAGGCTCTGGTCGACGCGGCTGACGGGTCGTTCGAGCAGTTCATGGCGGTGGACGACCGGATCGTCGAGGGCTACCGGTCCGGCACCAGCGCCGGCGAACGGGAAGCGAACGCCCTGGTCGCGGGGGAATCCGTGGAGTGGATGCACAAGATCCACGAGTCCGTCGACCGGCTGGTGGAGCTGACCAGCGGGCGGGCGGCCACCGCTCAGCAGGCCGCTGATGACGCCGCCTCGACCTCGGAGACGTTCATGGTCGTCGCCGGGCTGCTCTGCCTGCTGCTCAGCGTCCTCGTCGCGATCGTGGTGACCCGCAGCATCACCGGACCGCTGGCCGCCACCGTCACCGTGCTCAGCAACGTCGCCGACAAGGATCTGACCGTCCGGGCGCCGGACAGCGGCCGCGACGAGCTCGCCGCGATGGGCCGCGCCGTCAACCGCACCCTGGACGTGCTGCGCAACGCCTTCGCGGCGATCAGCGAGAACAGCCGTACCCTCTCGGACGCCGCCTCCGAGCTGACCGCCACGTCCGCGCAGATCGCGAACGCTGCCGACGCCGCCTCCGGGCAGTCCGACATGATCGCCTCCTCGGCCGAGGAGGTCTCGCGCAGCGTGCAGACCGTGGCCGCCGGCACCGAGGAGATGAACGCCGCGATCCGCGAGATCGCCGACGGCGCCGGCCGGGCCGCCGGAGTGGCTGCCGCCGGGGTGGACAGCGTGCGGGCCGCGACCGAGACGATCGGCCGGCTGGGCCGCTCCAGCGACGAGATCAGCGGCGTGGTCAACCTGATCACCTCGATCGCCGAGCAGACCAACCTGCTCGCCCTGAACGCGACGATCGAAGCGGCCCGCGCCGGTGAGCTGGGCAAAGGGTTCGCGGTGGTGGCCGGCGAGGTCAAGGACCTGGCGCAGGCGACGGCCAAGGCGACCGGCGACATCGGCCACCGGGTGCAGGCGATCCAGGACGACACCGGAGCGGCGATCACCGCCATGGAACAGATCGCCGACATCATCGGCGAGGTCAACGAGCACTCCACCACGATCGCGGCGGCGGTCGAGGAGCAGACCGCGACCACCGCCGAGATGGGCCGCAACATCGTCGAGGCGGCCACCGGCTCCGGTCAGATCGCCGCCGGGATCACCGGGGTGGCGACCGCCAGCCAGGACACCGCGCGGGGCGTGGTGCATTCCCGCCAGACCGCGGAGCAGCTGGCCGGCATGTCCCACGAGCTGCGGGAACTGGTCGGTCAGTTCCGCGTGTAG
- a CDS encoding alpha/beta fold hydrolase encodes MTVAHRRIDVDGIDTFYREAGPAGAPVLLLPHGYPSSSFQFRQLMPALADRWRTVAPDFPGFGYTGTPKDFDYTFDGHATFLQRFVDALGLDRYVVYLQDYGSQHGLRLAMAAPERVAGLIIQNGDIYEDEHGPKYAPLKRFWDNPTAEGREALGEAVTLEGFRDEFRGEVPEGIAERISPDLWELSWAVLNTPERREHLINLLADQRHTRQWFGRQQAYLREHRPPTLIVWGPHDGYMPAGAARAYLRDLPDADLHLLDGGHWLLETHLPEVVDLVRPFLDRVYTRN; translated from the coding sequence ATGACTGTCGCGCATCGCCGTATCGACGTGGACGGGATCGACACGTTCTACCGGGAGGCCGGGCCGGCCGGGGCGCCCGTCCTGCTGCTGCCACACGGGTATCCGTCGTCGTCCTTCCAGTTCCGGCAGCTCATGCCGGCGCTGGCGGACCGGTGGCGGACTGTCGCCCCGGACTTTCCCGGCTTCGGCTACACGGGCACGCCGAAGGACTTCGACTACACCTTCGACGGGCACGCGACGTTCCTGCAGCGCTTCGTGGACGCTCTCGGGCTCGACCGGTACGTCGTCTACCTGCAGGACTACGGCTCCCAGCACGGTCTGCGGCTGGCCATGGCCGCGCCGGAGCGGGTGGCCGGGTTGATCATCCAGAACGGGGACATCTACGAGGACGAGCACGGGCCGAAGTACGCGCCGCTCAAGCGGTTCTGGGACAACCCGACGGCTGAGGGCCGGGAAGCGCTGGGTGAAGCGGTCACGCTGGAGGGCTTCCGGGACGAGTTCCGCGGCGAAGTGCCGGAGGGGATCGCCGAGCGGATCAGCCCGGACCTGTGGGAGCTGTCCTGGGCGGTGCTGAACACGCCCGAGCGCCGCGAGCACCTGATCAACCTGCTCGCCGATCAGCGGCACACCCGGCAGTGGTTCGGGCGGCAGCAGGCGTACCTGCGGGAGCACCGGCCGCCCACGCTGATCGTGTGGGGACCGCACGACGGCTATATGCCGGCCGGGGCGGCGCGGGCGTACCTGCGCGACCTGCCCGACGCGGACCTGCACCTGCTGGACGGCGGGCACTGGCTGCTGGAGACCCACCTGCCCGAGGTGGTGGACCTGGTCCGCCCGTTCCTGGACCGGGTCTACACGCGGAACTGA
- a CDS encoding MFS transporter has protein sequence MSVPAALLSASATIVLILCTRGGAPAWTLFAAYVAGSTSPNLGAMARARWTTLYPDRPDLLHSANSLEQTLDEVCFMLGPVLAALLSTMVFPEAGLLVAAVLLALGTMLFAAQRRTEPPVHPVRERAGSPLRARGVKQIAATFLFTGVVFGSTEVVTVAYAESLGQPAAAGVILALFAGGSAVAGLVFGALRMRGRTETRFLLGVAGMALFFQPVLLAGNIWVLAALLFVAGLATAPTMIASMTLVQERVPPTQLNEGMTLTSTGLLIGISAGATAGGWVVDTAGAAAGYATPAVAAVLALLTALAAFVGPRSTASQGALLPR, from the coding sequence GTGTCGGTCCCGGCCGCTCTGCTGTCCGCGTCGGCAACGATCGTCCTCATCCTCTGCACCCGAGGCGGCGCACCGGCCTGGACGCTGTTCGCCGCGTACGTCGCCGGCTCCACCAGCCCCAACCTCGGCGCCATGGCCCGGGCCCGCTGGACCACCCTCTACCCGGACCGCCCCGACCTCCTGCACAGTGCGAACTCCCTGGAACAGACCCTCGACGAGGTGTGCTTCATGCTCGGCCCGGTGCTCGCCGCGCTGCTGAGCACGATGGTCTTCCCGGAAGCCGGCCTGCTCGTCGCCGCCGTGCTGCTCGCCCTCGGCACCATGCTGTTCGCCGCCCAGCGCCGCACCGAGCCGCCCGTGCACCCGGTCCGGGAGCGGGCCGGGTCGCCGCTGCGGGCCCGCGGCGTCAAGCAGATCGCGGCGACCTTCCTGTTCACCGGCGTGGTCTTCGGCAGCACCGAGGTCGTGACCGTCGCATACGCCGAATCGCTCGGACAGCCGGCCGCCGCCGGCGTGATCCTGGCCCTGTTCGCCGGCGGCTCCGCCGTCGCCGGGCTGGTCTTCGGCGCCCTGCGGATGCGCGGCCGGACCGAGACCCGGTTCCTGCTCGGCGTCGCCGGGATGGCCCTGTTCTTCCAGCCGGTGCTGCTCGCCGGCAACATCTGGGTCCTCGCCGCGCTGCTCTTCGTCGCCGGCCTGGCCACCGCACCCACGATGATCGCCAGCATGACGCTGGTCCAGGAACGGGTGCCGCCGACCCAGCTCAACGAGGGCATGACGCTGACCAGCACCGGCCTGCTCATCGGCATCTCCGCCGGCGCCACCGCGGGCGGCTGGGTGGTCGACACCGCGGGCGCCGCGGCCGGCTACGCGACCCCTGCGGTGGCAGCCGTCCTGGCCCTGCTCACGGCGCTGGCCGCCTTCGTGGGGCCGCGGTCCACCGCTTCGCAGGGGGCCTTGCTACCCCGCTGA
- a CDS encoding RidA family protein, whose product MIKKFNPPTVHEPAGYSHVTISEAGPLAHLAGQCPLDLAGAVVGEGDFAAQTEQVVQNCLRVLEAAGAAPADVVRSVVYVVSTDSSVLAEVWRQLEASPLAPAFTSASTLLGVAALGYRGQLIEIDLTAALPAR is encoded by the coding sequence GTGATCAAGAAGTTCAATCCGCCCACCGTCCACGAGCCCGCCGGCTACAGCCACGTGACGATCTCCGAGGCCGGGCCGCTCGCGCACCTCGCCGGACAGTGCCCGCTCGACCTCGCCGGCGCCGTGGTGGGCGAGGGCGACTTCGCCGCACAGACCGAGCAGGTCGTGCAGAACTGCCTGCGCGTCCTGGAGGCCGCCGGCGCCGCACCGGCCGATGTGGTCCGCTCGGTCGTCTACGTGGTGTCGACCGACAGCTCGGTGCTGGCCGAGGTGTGGCGCCAACTCGAGGCCTCACCGCTCGCACCAGCTTTCACCAGCGCCAGCACGCTGCTCGGCGTGGCCGCGCTCGGCTACCGCGGACAGCTGATCGAGATCGACCTGACCGCAGCGCTGCCGGCCCGGTAG
- a CDS encoding GNAT family N-acetyltransferase produces MPMIMPHRGRAAGGGVTALNAGVAEELRLRPLTFDDWPAVHDWARLPEACRYQAWGPNTPEQTRDFVRTAAQPSTTRFVFVFLDGETVVGMGELNLRGSHQAEISYGIHPGRWGRGLATTAARLLVDLAFGEHGRHRVFATCDPRNVASARVLQKLGLRYEGRMRETELIRDGWRDSDLYAVLRHEWPTSVVSAAED; encoded by the coding sequence ATGCCGATGATCATGCCGCACCGCGGGCGGGCGGCGGGCGGCGGCGTCACCGCGTTGAATGCGGGTGTGGCGGAAGAATTGCGGCTGCGGCCGTTGACCTTCGACGACTGGCCGGCGGTGCACGACTGGGCCCGGCTGCCGGAGGCGTGCCGGTATCAGGCGTGGGGCCCGAACACGCCGGAGCAGACCCGGGATTTCGTACGCACTGCGGCGCAGCCGTCGACGACACGCTTCGTCTTCGTGTTCCTCGACGGCGAGACAGTAGTGGGGATGGGCGAGCTGAATCTGCGCGGGTCGCATCAGGCTGAGATCTCCTACGGCATCCATCCCGGCCGGTGGGGCCGCGGGCTCGCCACCACGGCCGCGCGTCTGCTGGTCGATCTGGCGTTCGGTGAGCACGGGCGGCACCGCGTCTTCGCGACCTGCGATCCGCGCAACGTCGCCTCCGCACGGGTGCTGCAGAAGCTGGGCCTGCGATACGAGGGCCGGATGCGGGAGACCGAGCTGATCCGTGACGGCTGGCGAGACTCCGATCTGTACGCCGTACTCCGCCACGAATGGCCGACGTCGGTCGTCTCAGCCGCCGAGGATTAG
- a CDS encoding TIGR02569 family protein codes for MIPKAVLRSFGADGTPRPLAGGQGTSWTAGDLVFKPEDSTAHAWLGEVFAQVKQDGFRLAEPVRARDGAWAHDGWTATRLVAGSAPDYGSARTWQEILTAGRAFHRAVAHLPRPGFMDERDDPWAVADRVAWGERTMRFHPLFAPVARRLREALEPLGEPQIVHGDLTGNVLFAPGLPPAVIDVSPYWRPPAYADGIVIADALCWHGLRTTLDVPAAAIARGLLFRMATGFGDIQDVRRYERAADLILGG; via the coding sequence ATGATTCCGAAAGCCGTGCTGCGTTCGTTCGGGGCCGACGGGACGCCGCGACCGTTGGCCGGCGGGCAGGGCACCTCCTGGACCGCGGGTGACCTGGTGTTCAAGCCTGAGGACAGCACGGCCCATGCCTGGCTGGGTGAGGTGTTCGCGCAGGTGAAGCAAGACGGATTCCGTCTCGCCGAGCCGGTCCGCGCCCGGGACGGCGCCTGGGCGCACGACGGGTGGACGGCCACCAGGTTGGTAGCGGGCAGTGCGCCCGACTACGGCTCGGCCCGTACCTGGCAGGAGATCCTCACGGCGGGCCGGGCCTTCCACCGGGCGGTGGCCCATCTGCCGCGGCCGGGTTTCATGGACGAGCGGGACGATCCCTGGGCGGTGGCCGACCGGGTGGCCTGGGGCGAGCGCACGATGCGGTTTCACCCGTTGTTCGCCCCGGTGGCGCGGCGGCTGCGGGAAGCCCTGGAACCGCTGGGCGAACCCCAGATCGTGCACGGTGACCTGACCGGGAACGTGCTGTTCGCCCCGGGTCTGCCGCCGGCGGTCATCGACGTCTCCCCGTACTGGCGGCCGCCCGCCTACGCAGACGGGATCGTGATCGCGGACGCCCTCTGCTGGCACGGCCTGCGGACGACGCTGGACGTGCCGGCGGCCGCGATCGCGCGGGGTCTGCTGTTCCGGATGGCCACCGGTTTCGGCGACATACAGGACGTCCGCCGGTATGAGCGGGCAGCCGATCTAATCCTCGGCGGCTGA
- a CDS encoding PPOX class F420-dependent oxidoreductase — MAFTEIEIQYLAGQHLGRLATLRPDGTLQNSPVGYRYNPETGTIDVPGYRMTASRKFRNVAANGQVAFVVDDLPSTNPWRVRCLEIRGTAEAIDDPGLIRIHPRQIISFGLEDTDTEPHQLVPSNRKVGV, encoded by the coding sequence ATGGCGTTCACCGAGATCGAGATCCAGTACCTCGCCGGGCAACATCTGGGCCGCCTGGCCACCCTGCGCCCGGACGGGACCCTGCAGAACAGCCCGGTCGGCTACCGCTACAACCCGGAGACCGGAACCATCGACGTCCCGGGCTACCGGATGACGGCGAGCCGCAAGTTCCGCAACGTCGCGGCGAACGGTCAGGTCGCGTTCGTCGTCGACGACCTGCCGTCGACGAACCCGTGGCGGGTCCGCTGCCTGGAGATCCGCGGCACCGCCGAGGCGATCGACGACCCGGGGCTCATCCGGATCCACCCTCGCCAGATCATCAGCTTCGGCCTGGAGGACACCGACACCGAGCCGCACCAGCTGGTTCCCTCCAACCGCAAGGTCGGCGTCTGA